One genomic segment of Sanyastnella coralliicola includes these proteins:
- the rpoB gene encoding DNA-directed RNA polymerase subunit beta yields MVKKNVPERVNFASARRDFDYPDFLEIQLRSFQEFFQLETNPEDRTNEGLFKVFSENFPITDTRNQFVLEFLDYFIDPPRYSIEECIERGLTYSVPLKAKLKLYCTDPEHEDFETIVQDVYLGTIPYMTPRGSFVVNGAERVIVNQLHRSPGVFFGQSRHANGTKLYSARIIPFKGSWIEFATDINSVMYAYIDRKKKLPVTTLLRAIGYESDKEILEIFDLAEEVKVTKTGLKRVMGRRLAARVLKTWIEDFVDEDTGEVVSIERNEVIIDRETTIEKEHVEMILDSGAKTIILHKEDINQSDYTIIYNTLQKDTSNSEKEAVEYIYRQLRNAEPPDMETARGVIDKLFFSEQRYDLGEVGRFRINRKLGVDDSVENRTLTKDDILSIIKYLIDLVNTKADVDDIDHLSNRRVRTVGEQLYSQFGVGLARMARTIRERMNVRDNEVFTPTDLINAKTLSSVINSFFGTNQLSQFMDQTNPLSEVTHKRRISALGPGGLSRERAGFEVRDVHYTHYGRLCTIETPEGPNIGLISSLCVFAKVDRLGFIETPYRKVENGTAKYGEDAITYLSAEEEDEMIIAQANAEVDDKGNFKTDVVKARLEGDFPVVPPTELKLMDVAPNQIASIAASLIPFLEHDDANRALMGSNMMRQAVPLMLPQSPIVGTGLEGRVAQDSRVLLTAEDEGQVVYVDAKEIHVKYKSTDEDRLVSFEDDTKVYNITKFAKTNQGTSINLRPMVALGQKVNKGDVLVEGYGTEKGELALGRNLKVAFMPWKGYNFEDAIVISEKVVREDIFTSIHVSEYVLEVRDTKRGVEELTADIPNVSEEATKDLDENGLIRVGAEVAEGDILIGKITPKGETDPSPEEKLLRAIFGDKAGDVKDASLKVPPSSRGVVIDKKLFSRAIKDRKSKAADKAVIEALDKEFDKEAAELKKLLVEKLMKLVGGKSSQGVFNYYKEEQIKKGVKFSGKALQTLDYAIVNADGWTRDQDVNGLVKRLVHNYNLKYNDLLGHYKRKKFAITVGDELPAGIVKLAKVYIAQKRKLKVGDKMAGRHGNKGIVAKIVRQEDMPFLEDGTPVDIVLNPLGVPSRMNLGQIYETVLGWAGLNLGVKFATPIFDGASIAEINQFTTDAGVPEYGVTHLYDGGTGERFDQPATVGVIYMIKLSHMVDDKMHARSIGPYSLITQQPLGGKAQFGGQRFGEMEVWALEAFGAAHILQEILTVKSDDVIGRAKAYESIVKGETLPTPGIPESFNVLLHELQGLGLTVTLD; encoded by the coding sequence TTGGTTAAAAAAAATGTTCCGGAACGCGTCAATTTCGCCTCAGCACGACGTGACTTTGACTACCCGGATTTCCTAGAGATCCAACTCCGTTCCTTCCAGGAATTCTTCCAGTTGGAAACCAATCCCGAGGATCGTACGAATGAAGGTTTGTTTAAGGTGTTCAGTGAGAACTTCCCGATCACCGATACGCGTAACCAATTCGTACTCGAATTTCTCGACTACTTTATTGATCCACCACGATACTCTATCGAAGAATGTATCGAACGTGGACTAACATACAGTGTACCGCTAAAAGCGAAGCTTAAGCTTTACTGTACGGACCCAGAACACGAAGATTTCGAAACCATCGTTCAGGATGTGTACCTCGGAACAATCCCTTACATGACTCCACGCGGGTCTTTCGTTGTGAATGGGGCTGAGCGTGTGATCGTGAACCAGCTTCACCGATCTCCAGGTGTGTTCTTCGGACAGAGCCGCCACGCGAACGGTACAAAACTGTACTCAGCGCGTATCATTCCTTTCAAGGGTTCTTGGATCGAATTCGCGACTGACATCAACAGTGTGATGTACGCGTACATCGACCGTAAAAAGAAATTACCTGTTACTACACTCCTCCGCGCGATCGGTTACGAAAGCGATAAGGAGATCCTTGAGATCTTCGACCTAGCGGAAGAAGTGAAAGTGACGAAAACAGGTCTGAAGCGTGTAATGGGACGTCGTCTCGCAGCACGTGTTTTGAAGACTTGGATCGAAGACTTCGTAGATGAAGATACTGGTGAAGTAGTATCTATCGAACGTAACGAAGTGATCATCGACCGTGAAACTACTATCGAGAAGGAGCACGTTGAAATGATCCTTGACTCTGGAGCGAAAACGATTATCCTTCACAAAGAGGATATCAACCAGAGTGATTACACAATCATCTACAACACACTACAGAAAGATACTTCTAACTCTGAGAAGGAAGCCGTAGAATACATCTACCGCCAGCTTCGTAACGCTGAGCCACCAGATATGGAAACAGCTCGAGGCGTTATCGATAAGCTATTCTTCTCTGAGCAACGTTACGATCTTGGTGAAGTAGGACGTTTCCGCATCAACCGCAAACTAGGGGTGGATGATAGCGTTGAAAACCGCACACTAACCAAAGATGATATCCTGTCGATCATCAAATACTTGATCGACCTTGTAAATACTAAAGCTGATGTCGATGATATCGACCACCTTTCTAACCGTCGTGTACGTACAGTAGGGGAGCAGCTTTACTCTCAGTTCGGTGTCGGACTTGCGCGTATGGCTCGTACGATCCGTGAGCGCATGAACGTTCGTGACAACGAGGTATTTACACCAACCGATTTGATCAACGCGAAGACACTTTCTTCGGTGATCAACTCATTCTTCGGAACGAACCAGCTATCGCAGTTCATGGACCAAACGAACCCGCTTTCTGAGGTGACGCACAAACGTCGTATCTCAGCACTCGGGCCTGGTGGTCTTTCTCGTGAACGTGCAGGATTCGAGGTTCGTGACGTTCACTACACACACTACGGTCGTCTTTGTACGATTGAGACGCCTGAAGGTCCAAACATTGGATTGATCAGTTCATTGTGTGTATTCGCGAAAGTTGACCGTCTTGGATTCATCGAGACTCCATACCGTAAGGTAGAAAACGGTACAGCGAAGTACGGTGAGGATGCCATCACTTACCTCTCTGCAGAGGAAGAAGATGAAATGATCATCGCACAGGCGAACGCCGAAGTAGACGACAAAGGAAACTTCAAGACAGACGTAGTGAAGGCTCGTCTGGAAGGAGACTTCCCTGTTGTTCCTCCAACTGAATTGAAATTGATGGACGTTGCGCCGAACCAGATCGCTTCGATCGCAGCATCATTGATTCCATTCCTTGAGCACGATGATGCCAACCGTGCCTTGATGGGATCGAACATGATGCGTCAGGCCGTTCCATTGATGCTTCCACAATCTCCTATCGTTGGTACAGGACTAGAAGGACGAGTAGCTCAAGACTCTCGTGTACTTCTTACTGCTGAAGACGAAGGACAAGTGGTATACGTTGATGCAAAAGAGATCCACGTTAAGTACAAGTCTACTGACGAAGATCGCTTGGTAAGCTTCGAAGACGATACAAAGGTGTACAACATCACCAAGTTCGCGAAGACTAACCAGGGTACGAGCATTAACCTTCGTCCGATGGTTGCCCTGGGACAGAAAGTCAACAAAGGAGATGTACTTGTAGAAGGATACGGAACAGAGAAAGGAGAACTTGCTCTTGGACGTAACCTGAAAGTGGCCTTCATGCCATGGAAAGGGTACAACTTCGAGGATGCGATCGTGATCTCTGAAAAAGTAGTTCGCGAAGACATCTTCACTTCGATCCACGTTTCTGAATACGTACTTGAAGTACGTGACACGAAGCGAGGTGTGGAAGAGTTGACTGCAGATATTCCGAACGTAAGTGAGGAAGCAACAAAAGATCTAGACGAGAACGGATTGATCCGCGTCGGAGCTGAAGTAGCAGAAGGTGACATCTTGATCGGTAAGATCACTCCGAAAGGAGAGACAGATCCTTCTCCAGAAGAGAAACTTCTTCGTGCGATCTTCGGTGACAAGGCAGGTGATGTGAAGGATGCTTCATTGAAGGTTCCACCATCAAGCCGTGGTGTAGTTATCGATAAGAAACTATTCTCGCGTGCTATCAAAGACCGTAAGTCGAAAGCTGCTGATAAGGCGGTGATCGAAGCGCTAGACAAAGAATTCGATAAAGAGGCAGCTGAATTGAAGAAGCTGCTTGTAGAGAAGTTGATGAAACTGGTTGGAGGTAAGTCTTCGCAAGGGGTATTCAACTACTATAAAGAAGAGCAGATCAAGAAAGGAGTGAAGTTCTCAGGAAAGGCACTTCAAACACTTGATTATGCAATCGTGAATGCTGACGGTTGGACGCGTGACCAAGACGTAAACGGATTGGTGAAGCGTTTGGTGCACAACTACAACTTGAAGTACAACGATCTTCTAGGACACTACAAGCGCAAGAAGTTTGCGATCACAGTTGGAGATGAACTTCCAGCAGGTATCGTGAAACTTGCGAAGGTGTACATCGCACAGAAGCGTAAGCTGAAAGTGGGAGATAAGATGGCAGGACGTCACGGTAACAAAGGTATTGTTGCGAAAATCGTTCGTCAAGAAGACATGCCATTCCTCGAAGATGGAACACCAGTAGATATCGTACTTAACCCGCTAGGGGTACCTTCTCGTATGAACCTTGGACAGATCTACGAAACGGTACTAGGATGGGCTGGATTGAACTTGGGCGTGAAGTTCGCAACACCGATTTTCGATGGTGCTAGCATCGCTGAGATCAACCAATTCACTACGGATGCAGGAGTTCCTGAATACGGAGTGACTCACCTATACGATGGTGGAACAGGTGAGCGTTTTGACCAACCAGCTACGGTAGGGGTGATCTACATGATCAAACTGAGCCACATGGTTGATGACAAGATGCACGCGCGTTCAATCGGACCTTACTCACTTATTACTCAGCAGCCGTTGGGTGGTAAGGCACAGTTCGGTGGACAGCGTTTTGGAGAGATGGAGGTTTGGGCACTCGAGGCATTCGGTGCTGCTCACATCCTACAGGAAATCCTCACCGTGAAGTCTGATGATGTTATCGGACGTGCTAAGGCTTATGAATCAATCGTGAAAGGGGAAACTCTTCCGACTCCGGGTATTCCGGAATCGTTCAACGTATTGTTGCATGAGCTTCAGGGACTCGGATTGACCGTGACCCTAGATTAA
- the rpoC gene encoding DNA-directed RNA polymerase subunit beta' yields the protein MTQKRHSKQQSDFTKITISLASPESILEASHGEVLKPETINYRTYKPERDGLFCERIFGPVKDYECHCGKYKRIRYKGIVCDRCGVEVTEKKVRRERMGHIQLVVPVAHIWYFKSLPNKIGYLLGLPTKKLDQIIYYERYVVVQPGTAADKEGNPLNKMDYLTEEEYLDILDTLPKENQYLDDKDPNKFIAKMGAEALHDLLMRLDLDQLSYDLRHQANTETSQQRKNEALKRLQVAEALRDANSRIENRPEWMIIKVVPVIPPELRPLVPLDGGRFATSDLNDLYRRVIIRNNRLKRLIEIKAPEVILRNEKRMLQEAVDSLFDNSRKSSAVKTESNRPLKSLSDSLKGKQGRFRQNLLGKRVDYSARSVIVVGPDLKLHECGLPKGMAAELYKPFIIRKMIERGIVKTVKSAKKIVDRKEPVVWDILENVLKGHPVLLNRAPTLHRLGIQAFQPKLIEGKAIQLHPLVCTAFNADFDGDQMAVHLPLGNAAILEAQLLMLASHNILNPANGAPITVPSQDMVLGLYYITKQKKATKDEAVIGEGMTFYSPEEVIIAHNEGRAELHATIKLRWEHVDGTVEMIDTSVGRVLFNEVVPNEVGFINTLLTKKALRDIIGNILKSVGVPRTVQFLDDIKEMGYYNAFKGGLSFNLNDVIIPPEKEQLVGDAQSKVGEVMDNYNMGLITNNERYNQIIDIWTHTNSRLTNILMDRLEKDRQGFNSIYMMYHSGARGSKEQIRQLSGMRGLMAKPQKSSATGGQDIIENPILSNFKEGLSILEYFISTHGARKGLADTALKTADAGYLTRRLVDVAQDVIITEPDCGTLRGLMATALKKSDEVVESLRERIIGRTSVHDVDHPETGETIVASGDEITDALARAIEEAGIEEVEIRSVLTCESKKGVCAKCYGRNLATGRMVQAGEAVGVIAAQSIGEPGTQLTLRTFHVGGTASKISDENEITAKQSGKVEMDELRTVQRMTEEGTMVDVVVSRSTELKIVDGKAGIALTTVNLPYGAILEVKEGQKIKKGDVICTWDPYNNVIVSEVNGKADFESVEEGVTYRVEQDEQTGFREMVITETKDKKKNPAINIVKGKEALRTYSLPVGAHISVEAGDDIKEGQILAKIPRVAGKSGDITGGLPRVTELFEARNPSNPAVVSEIDGIVSYGKIKRGNREIIVESKTGEKKKYLVPLSKHILVQENDFVRAGMQLSDGAITPADILAIEGPTAVQEYIVNEIQEVYRLQGVKINDKHFEVIVRQMMKKVVIEDQGDTRFLEKQNIEKIDFMEENDRIYGMMVITEAGESENLKVGQIVSARKLRDENSMLRRRDKQVVEARDAVPATSRPLLQGITRASLQTKSFISAASFQETTKVLNEAAVSGKVDYLMGLKENVIVGHLIPAGTGMRRFHKNIVGSKEEYDELVGNQEEAATAE from the coding sequence ATGACTCAGAAACGACATAGCAAACAACAGAGTGATTTCACGAAAATCACGATCTCACTTGCATCTCCAGAGAGCATCCTTGAGGCTTCTCACGGAGAGGTGCTAAAGCCGGAGACGATCAACTACCGTACCTATAAGCCGGAACGTGATGGTCTTTTCTGCGAACGCATCTTCGGTCCTGTAAAGGATTACGAGTGTCACTGTGGTAAGTACAAGCGTATTCGCTACAAAGGAATCGTTTGCGACCGTTGTGGTGTTGAGGTGACTGAAAAGAAAGTACGTCGTGAGCGTATGGGACACATCCAGTTGGTTGTGCCTGTTGCACACATTTGGTACTTCAAGTCACTTCCGAACAAGATCGGTTACCTTCTTGGTCTTCCAACGAAGAAGCTTGACCAGATCATTTACTACGAGCGTTACGTAGTAGTTCAGCCAGGAACAGCGGCAGATAAAGAAGGAAATCCATTGAACAAGATGGATTACCTCACTGAAGAAGAGTACCTAGATATCCTAGATACACTTCCGAAAGAGAACCAATACCTTGACGACAAGGATCCGAACAAGTTCATCGCGAAAATGGGTGCTGAAGCACTTCATGATCTATTGATGCGTCTTGACCTCGACCAGTTGTCATACGACCTTCGCCACCAGGCGAATACTGAAACTTCTCAGCAGCGTAAGAATGAGGCCTTGAAGCGTCTTCAGGTTGCTGAGGCACTCCGTGATGCGAATTCTCGTATTGAGAACCGTCCGGAGTGGATGATCATCAAAGTTGTTCCGGTAATTCCACCAGAACTTCGTCCGTTGGTGCCGCTAGATGGTGGTCGTTTCGCGACGTCTGACTTGAACGACCTTTACCGTCGTGTGATCATCCGTAACAACCGTCTGAAGCGATTGATCGAGATCAAAGCTCCAGAAGTGATCCTTCGTAACGAGAAGCGTATGCTTCAGGAGGCAGTGGATTCACTCTTCGACAACTCTCGTAAGTCGAGCGCTGTGAAGACAGAGTCTAACCGTCCGTTGAAGTCACTTTCAGACAGCTTGAAAGGTAAGCAAGGTCGTTTCCGTCAGAACCTTCTCGGTAAGCGTGTAGATTACTCAGCACGTTCAGTTATCGTTGTTGGTCCTGATTTGAAATTGCACGAATGTGGTCTTCCGAAAGGAATGGCTGCTGAGCTATACAAGCCGTTCATCATCCGTAAGATGATTGAGCGTGGAATCGTGAAGACAGTGAAGTCTGCGAAGAAGATCGTAGACCGTAAAGAGCCTGTGGTTTGGGATATTCTGGAAAATGTACTGAAAGGTCACCCAGTTCTCCTTAACCGAGCTCCTACGCTTCACCGTCTTGGTATCCAGGCGTTCCAACCTAAGTTGATCGAGGGTAAAGCGATCCAACTGCACCCATTGGTATGTACGGCATTCAACGCCGATTTCGATGGTGACCAGATGGCGGTTCACCTCCCACTAGGTAACGCGGCGATTTTGGAAGCACAGCTATTGATGCTTGCTTCTCACAACATCCTAAACCCTGCGAACGGTGCACCGATTACGGTACCTTCTCAGGATATGGTACTCGGTCTTTACTACATCACGAAGCAGAAGAAAGCAACGAAGGATGAAGCAGTGATCGGTGAAGGAATGACATTCTACTCTCCGGAGGAAGTGATCATTGCTCACAACGAAGGCCGTGCCGAACTACACGCTACTATCAAACTACGTTGGGAGCATGTGGATGGAACAGTTGAAATGATTGATACTTCAGTAGGACGTGTACTCTTTAACGAAGTTGTTCCTAACGAAGTAGGATTCATTAATACGCTCCTTACGAAGAAAGCACTCCGTGATATCATTGGTAATATCCTGAAATCAGTTGGAGTTCCTCGTACGGTTCAATTCCTTGATGATATCAAGGAAATGGGATACTACAACGCATTCAAAGGTGGACTATCGTTCAACTTGAATGACGTTATCATTCCACCAGAAAAGGAGCAGCTTGTTGGTGACGCTCAGTCGAAAGTGGGCGAAGTGATGGACAACTACAACATGGGTCTAATCACGAACAACGAGCGTTACAACCAGATCATTGATATCTGGACGCACACTAACTCTCGTCTGACGAACATCTTGATGGATCGTCTAGAGAAAGACCGTCAAGGATTTAACTCGATCTACATGATGTACCACTCAGGTGCACGTGGTTCGAAAGAGCAGATTCGTCAGCTGTCTGGTATGCGTGGTCTGATGGCCAAGCCGCAGAAGTCTTCTGCGACAGGAGGTCAGGACATTATCGAAAACCCGATCCTTTCGAACTTTAAGGAAGGACTTTCGATCCTTGAGTACTTTATCTCTACGCACGGTGCACGTAAAGGTCTTGCCGATACCGCACTTAAGACAGCCGATGCGGGTTACCTAACTCGTCGTCTGGTTGACGTTGCGCAGGATGTGATCATCACTGAGCCGGATTGTGGAACACTCCGTGGATTGATGGCAACTGCACTCAAGAAGAGCGATGAAGTAGTAGAATCTCTACGTGAGCGTATCATCGGACGTACTTCGGTACACGATGTTGATCACCCAGAGACTGGAGAAACAATTGTTGCTTCAGGTGATGAGATCACTGATGCTCTTGCTCGCGCTATCGAGGAAGCGGGAATCGAAGAAGTAGAAATTCGCTCAGTACTTACGTGTGAGTCGAAGAAAGGTGTGTGTGCGAAGTGTTACGGACGTAACCTCGCAACAGGACGCATGGTTCAGGCTGGTGAAGCAGTAGGTGTTATTGCTGCACAGTCGATCGGTGAGCCTGGTACACAGCTGACACTTCGTACATTCCACGTTGGGGGTACCGCTTCGAAAATCTCTGATGAAAACGAGATCACTGCGAAGCAATCAGGTAAGGTTGAAATGGACGAGCTTCGTACAGTTCAGCGTATGACTGAAGAAGGTACAATGGTAGACGTTGTGGTATCACGTTCAACTGAATTGAAAATCGTTGATGGAAAAGCTGGTATCGCATTGACTACAGTGAACCTTCCTTACGGTGCTATCCTGGAAGTGAAAGAAGGTCAGAAGATCAAGAAAGGAGACGTTATCTGTACTTGGGACCCTTACAACAACGTGATCGTTAGTGAGGTGAACGGTAAAGCAGATTTCGAATCTGTGGAAGAAGGTGTGACATACCGCGTTGAGCAGGATGAGCAGACTGGATTCCGTGAAATGGTGATCACTGAGACGAAGGATAAGAAGAAGAACCCTGCCATCAATATCGTAAAAGGTAAAGAGGCACTACGTACATACTCACTTCCTGTAGGTGCACACATCTCAGTAGAAGCTGGAGACGACATCAAGGAAGGACAAATCCTTGCGAAGATTCCACGAGTAGCTGGTAAGTCCGGGGATATCACCGGGGGTCTTCCTCGTGTGACTGAGCTATTCGAAGCACGTAACCCTTCTAACCCAGCCGTAGTATCTGAGATTGACGGTATCGTATCATACGGTAAGATCAAGCGCGGTAACCGTGAGATCATCGTTGAGTCGAAGACAGGTGAGAAGAAGAAGTACCTCGTGCCGCTCTCGAAGCACATCCTTGTACAGGAGAACGATTTCGTTCGTGCAGGTATGCAGCTTTCGGATGGAGCGATCACACCAGCAGATATCCTTGCTATTGAAGGACCAACTGCAGTACAGGAATACATCGTGAATGAGATTCAGGAAGTATACCGACTACAGGGTGTGAAGATTAACGATAAGCACTTCGAGGTGATCGTTCGCCAGATGATGAAGAAAGTAGTTATCGAAGATCAGGGAGATACACGTTTCCTTGAGAAGCAGAACATTGAGAAGATCGACTTCATGGAAGAAAACGATCGTATCTATGGAATGATGGTAATTACTGAAGCTGGTGAGTCTGAGAACTTGAAAGTAGGTCAGATCGTTAGCGCACGTAAGCTACGTGATGAGAACTCAATGCTTCGTCGTCGTGACAAGCAAGTAGTTGAAGCGCGCGATGCGGTTCCTGCAACTTCTCGTCCATTGCTTCAAGGTATCACACGTGCATCGCTTCAAACGAAGTCGTTCATCTCGGCTGCTTCCTTCCAGGAAACAACCAAAGTATTGAACGAAGCGGCTGTAAGCGGTAAGGTTGATTACTTGATGGGTCTGAAGGAGAACGTGATCGTTGGTCACTTGATTCCTGCAGGTACGGGTATGCGCCGATTCCACAAGAACATCGTTGGTTCGAAAGAAGAGTACGATGAGCTTGTTGGCAACCAAGAAGAAGCGGCAACAGCTGAATAA
- a CDS encoding four helix bundle protein, whose translation MARTFESLVVWQKARSLNKRIKLELDKIPASKTDYDLNRQIKRASNSVMSNIAEGSSRGTKADYARFIDMASGSSSEIRSHLYAYLDYEILEPSVVKELQAKSIEINKMLTGLKKTLKNAK comes from the coding sequence ATGGCAAGAACATTTGAATCGTTGGTCGTTTGGCAAAAGGCACGTTCGTTAAACAAGCGTATTAAGTTGGAGCTTGATAAAATTCCAGCCTCCAAAACTGACTACGACTTAAACCGCCAAATCAAACGCGCCAGCAATAGTGTGATGTCAAATATCGCAGAAGGATCATCCAGAGGCACCAAAGCAGACTATGCTAGGTTCATAGATATGGCATCAGGGTCCAGTTCAGAAATTAGAAGTCATCTTTATGCCTATCTCGATTACGAGATCCTTGAACCCTCAGTTGTCAAAGAACTCCAAGCCAAGAGTATCGAAATTAACAAGATGCTCACCGGCCTCAAGAAAACACTCAAGAATGCTAAATAG
- a CDS encoding GNAT family N-acetyltransferase yields MNNDAEVQRFTGDGAFESVAATRAFIEAYDAYDKWGFGRWTVVRKADGAVMGWCGLKDHPEEGYVDLGFRLLPEYRGNGYATEAGKACIEWAWENGIPRLAGRVMEENVKSIRVLEKLGFGNWQVLEADEHCGLISIIENPKLSSM; encoded by the coding sequence ATGAATAACGACGCCGAAGTTCAGCGTTTCACCGGCGATGGTGCCTTTGAAAGTGTGGCGGCAACACGTGCGTTTATTGAGGCGTATGACGCTTATGATAAATGGGGATTCGGCAGGTGGACTGTCGTTCGGAAAGCGGACGGTGCAGTGATGGGATGGTGCGGATTAAAAGATCATCCTGAAGAAGGATACGTTGACCTAGGGTTCCGTTTGCTACCTGAGTATCGTGGGAATGGTTATGCTACTGAAGCTGGGAAGGCGTGTATTGAGTGGGCATGGGAGAACGGTATTCCGAGACTCGCAGGACGAGTGATGGAGGAGAACGTTAAGTCTATTCGTGTTCTTGAGAAGTTAGGGTTTGGAAACTGGCAAGTGCTTGAAGCGGATGAGCATTGTGGTCTAATCTCGATCATCGAGAATCCCAAGTTATCTTCTATGTAG
- a CDS encoding NADPH-dependent F420 reductase, whose amino-acid sequence MKITIIGTGNVGGTLAEKWLAKGHDITLGVRDTNNFKGNALQGIESMQVTGIEESVQSAEVILVAIGAPYAVELCSQLKNVQGKIIIDVMNIVRGNGPEGYSNTAQALTDHTEGAHIVKCFNTTGFNNMKDATYGDVHLDLFMCGASSEAKETVASLARDAGFAECYDIGGEDQFDQMENFARFWINLAMFQGMGREIGFKLHRR is encoded by the coding sequence ATGAAAATCACCATCATCGGAACAGGGAATGTAGGCGGCACACTTGCTGAAAAATGGCTTGCCAAAGGTCATGATATTACACTCGGTGTTCGCGACACTAACAACTTTAAAGGCAACGCACTTCAAGGGATTGAATCAATGCAGGTTACGGGTATTGAAGAAAGCGTACAAAGTGCAGAGGTCATCCTTGTTGCCATTGGTGCGCCATACGCAGTAGAATTGTGCTCGCAATTGAAGAATGTCCAAGGCAAGATCATTATCGACGTCATGAATATTGTCCGCGGCAATGGTCCAGAAGGGTATTCAAACACTGCGCAGGCACTCACAGATCATACAGAAGGAGCACACATTGTAAAGTGCTTTAATACCACCGGCTTCAACAATATGAAAGATGCTACTTATGGCGATGTACATCTTGATCTTTTCATGTGTGGTGCAAGCTCTGAAGCCAAAGAGACCGTAGCATCCTTAGCTCGAGATGCAGGCTTTGCAGAATGTTATGATATTGGCGGAGAAGATCAGTTTGATCAGATGGAGAATTTCGCGCGCTTCTGGATTAACCTAGCTATGTTCCAAGGGATGGGACGTGAAATCGGATTCAAACTACATAGAAGATAA
- a CDS encoding type 1 glutamine amidotransferase domain-containing protein — MKMQLSFIGVITLLFVSCTNHAQVDNTAEASTSTTDSEMTMTKSITETEHYVHAHGMPFKGKILMVASSPSVSEQTGWPIGFWAAELTHPLHVFQEAGYEVELASTEGGKIVMDGYSNPTDASGYSAHDVISLGYMQLDWFNQMLENTKKITEVNADEYDAIFLVGGQAPMYTFRGNHDLEKLFADFYESGKPSSAVCHSTTLLLEATTSNGELLVNNKTWTGFADAEEDFADQAVGQKIQPYRIQEEASKIEGTNFKVAAPFSSYAIADGNLITGQQQNSGAAAARLVVELLTQ, encoded by the coding sequence ATGAAAATGCAACTCAGTTTTATCGGTGTCATCACACTTCTATTTGTGTCTTGCACCAACCACGCTCAAGTAGACAACACTGCTGAAGCGTCAACGTCAACTACAGATTCAGAAATGACTATGACTAAGTCAATCACTGAAACGGAACACTACGTCCACGCTCACGGAATGCCTTTCAAAGGAAAGATCCTCATGGTGGCAAGTAGTCCTTCAGTATCAGAACAAACAGGATGGCCCATTGGCTTTTGGGCGGCAGAGCTCACACACCCCTTGCACGTATTCCAGGAAGCAGGTTATGAAGTAGAACTTGCATCAACAGAAGGTGGAAAGATTGTCATGGATGGCTACTCGAACCCAACAGATGCGAGTGGTTACTCTGCACATGATGTCATCTCGCTTGGCTACATGCAGCTTGATTGGTTCAATCAAATGCTAGAGAACACCAAGAAAATAACAGAAGTCAACGCAGATGAATATGATGCCATCTTCCTCGTCGGCGGACAAGCACCAATGTACACTTTCCGTGGAAATCATGATTTGGAGAAGCTCTTCGCGGATTTCTACGAGAGCGGAAAGCCAAGTTCTGCAGTGTGTCACAGCACCACACTACTTCTGGAAGCAACTACTTCCAATGGAGAGCTTTTGGTGAATAACAAGACTTGGACAGGTTTTGCAGATGCAGAAGAAGACTTTGCTGACCAAGCTGTGGGTCAGAAGATCCAGCCTTACCGTATTCAAGAAGAGGCAAGCAAGATTGAAGGCACGAACTTCAAGGTGGCAGCTCCTTTTTCTTCATACGCTATCGCGGATGGAAACTTGATAACAGGACAGCAACAGAACTCGGGTGCAGCGGCGGCTCGTCTCGTAGTAGAGCTATTGACTCAGTAA
- a CDS encoding winged helix-turn-helix transcriptional regulator, with protein sequence MPEFLYKNKLYYNPVEFAMDRIGGTWKMPIIWRLKDRTYRYGELKKSIPHITDKMLTTQLRILEEEGFVERKVYAVVPPKVEYSMTEKGKTCIPLVEKIREYGLFLMDLEGIEHEE encoded by the coding sequence ATGCCTGAGTTTCTATACAAGAACAAACTGTACTACAACCCTGTGGAGTTCGCCATGGATCGAATTGGGGGTACATGGAAGATGCCAATTATCTGGCGTTTGAAAGATCGAACCTATCGATATGGTGAGTTGAAGAAGTCTATTCCTCACATCACTGACAAGATGCTAACAACTCAGCTTCGCATCTTGGAAGAAGAGGGCTTCGTAGAAAGAAAAGTATACGCAGTAGTGCCTCCGAAAGTGGAGTATTCAATGACCGAGAAAGGCAAGACCTGCATTCCTTTGGTCGAGAAAATTAGAGAGTACGGCCTATTCCTGATGGATCTCGAGGGAATAGAACACGAAGAATAG